The Nitrospirota bacterium region GCCAGCAGGCTGATGCCGATGAAGAGAGTGCCCAGGATGACGGCCATGCCGATCATGGTGAGAGCCGCGTTCTTGGGCTCCGGCGGCTTGAAGGCGGAGACGCCGTTGGAAATGACCTCCACCCCGGTCAGCGCGGTACAACCGGACGAGAAGGCGCGGAGCAGCAGAAACACCGTCAGGCCCTCGACCGCCGTCGGGGCTGCCGCGCCGGTTTCGAGGCTGCCGGGGGATTTCCCCAACACAACCTGCGCCACGCCGACCAGCAACATGAGGAGAATGCTGCCGATGAAGACATAGGTCGGGGTGGCAAAGATCTTCCCGGACTCGCGGACTCCGCGAAGGTTCACCATCACGACCAGGATAATGGCCAGCAGGCAGAACGCCTCGCGGTGGGGAAAGAGCGCGGGGATGGCCGAGGTGAGGGCCGCGATGCCGGCGGCCACGCTGACCGCGACGGTCAGCACGTAGTCGATCATGAGCGCGGCGGCGGCCGTCAGGCCGGCCCAATCCCCCAGGTTGGATTTGGCGACGATATAGGCGCCGCCCCCGTTGGGATATTCGAAGATGATCTGCCGGTAGGACATGGTCAGGATGGCGAGCAATCCGATGATGGCCAGGCTGACCGGAATGGAGGCCGAGACGGCGGCCGTGCCGGCCAGGACCAGGACCAGCAGGATTTCTTCGGTGGCGTAGGCGACGGAGGACAGGGCGTCGGACGAAAATACCGCCAGGGCCAGCCGCTTGGAGAGCCGTTCGTGAACCGCCTGTGCCGTTTTGAGGGGGAGCCCGACCAGCCAACGCTTTAAGAGCATGGTAGTATTATCGCACAATGGCAGGCAGGGGGGAAATGTCGGTTGCTCTCCCGCGACCTGTTGGCAGAGGAACCTTGACAATCGTTGGCGGTTCGACTAACAGGATGTTGAAAAAGTCCGCCAGCTTTGTTCTCGCATCGCTCAGAGGCTCCACGTACGGCCAGGAGTACGCGTCGCCTCTTTGCTCGCTGCGGCCTCGCTGGACGGCCTTTTTGACCATCCTGCGGGGGATTCTCATGTCGTCCCCGACCATCGAGCCATTGGTGTCCGAGTGGGTCCAAAATAGTTTTTCAACAGCCTGCTAATTGACCTCTGTTTGCTGTTGTTCGCTTTGAACCGGGGCGTCCTGTATGCGCGAGTTGAGCAACCTGTTCTGGCGTCGCCTGCGAGTCCAGCAGAAGGTGTTCGTCATTCTGCTGGTGGTGTTCGTGCCGGTCGTCTCCGCCCTGGCCTGGCATGCATCGATCATCAATGATTTGTTGGAGAAGCAGTCCCAGCATCGGCAGCTGGCCACCGCCCGCAAGCAAGTCCTCATTCTGCGCCGCATCGCCGTGGACATTGAAGACGCGTTCCGTGGGTTTCTGCTGACCAGGCAGGAGGCCTTCCTCATTCCACTGGAGGAGGCTGAGCCGAAATTTGAACCGGCTGCGGCCCAAGCGGCGGAGCTGGTGCTTGGTATCCCGGGGTTGACGCAGGATGTCCGTGATACGGCAAAACGGCTGGCGAGTCTGTTGGAGTCCAAGCATGTACTGATCCGCCAGGTTCATGCCGGTCAAGCGGACAAAGTATTGGCCTATGTGAGTTCCGGGCAGGGCATCGCGCTTTCGGACGGATTGCGGGAGGATTTTCGGCGCATCCAGGATCGTCTGGATCAACGGATTCAAGAGCTGGACGAGGAACGGGAAGCGTTGGCCAAGCGGGTGTTCGCCGGCCTATTGTTGGCGGTGTTCGGCGGGTTGGGGCTCGGTCTCGCCGGGGCCAAGCTGCTGGCCAAGTCCATTACCGGGCCCCTGGCGACGCTCCAGACGTCCGTGGCCGCCCTGGGCCGGGAACCGTCTTCGGGCCAGGAGCAACAGAAGATCGCCATCGGGTCGCTCGACGAAATCGGCCAGTTGGCCCGCGCGTACGAAGACATGGCGGGGCGCATCAGGCAGCAGGTCCGTGAACTGGAGGCCATTATTGCCGTGGGCGGCGCCATTAGCACCCTCGCGCCGGATGGTTTGGACGGGGTGCTGCGCCGCATCACCGATCACGCGGTCGAGCTGCTCCAGACAGATGTCTGCCTGGTCCTCATCCGGGATGAGCGGATGGGTTGTTGGGTCGTCGAGGCCGCGTCCGGACAGTGGCATGACCGGCTGCACAAGTCTGTCTTGTTGTGGGAGGAGTTGCCGGTCTCCGTCAAGGCGTTTGAAACGAAAGAACCTGCTTGCGGCGAGGACCTGCGTCTGGATCTCAGGCCTGAAGTGGTCAGGCGGAACCTGATCGGTGAGAGCATGTTGGCCGTGCCCTTGCTCTCACAGGGGGTCCCGTTTGGGGTCTTGGCCTTGCTGCAAGAGCAAAAAGTTTCCGAACACACCTGGAATTTCCGTCTGGCGCGGGGATTCGCGGACGCCGCCGCCGTCGCGATTTCCAATGCCCGCCTCTACGAGGCGGCGCATCAAAAAGAAAAGGGCTTGGAAATTCGGCTGCGGCGACTCGAACAGCAAGCCGAAATGCTGGCCCATGACCTCAAGGCGCCGGGCGAGCGCATGGAGGGGATGGCCTCTCTGTTGTTGGCGGAATACGGAGAGCGGCTGGACGAGCGGGCCGCACGGTGGTTACGGATGATCGAGCAGAACGGGAAGGACTTGACCCAGCGCGTGGATGGTATTTTGGCGGTGGCGCGAGTGGGATCACGGGCCGCGGCGGTCGAAGCGGTGGATCCTGTCTGGGTGATCGAAGGGGTGCTGAAGGCCAGGGCGGGGGAGATTGAAGAGAGGCGGATCGCCGTGGAGGTCGAGCGCGGGCTGCCACTTGTTGCGGGCCATCGGGCCTATGTGCATCAGGTGTTCGACAACCTGATCTCCAACGCGATCAAATTTTCGGCGAAGAGTCCCGCGCCGGCCATCACGATCGGAGGCCGACGCGAGGGCGAACAGGTTCGGTTCCGGATCAGCGACAATGGGCCGGGCATTTCGGCGAATCAGCGGGAGCGTGTGTTCGAACCGTTTGTCCGGCTCACCCCCGATGCCGCCGGAGGCAGCGGGATCGGCTTGACGATTGTCAGGCGCATCGTGGAAATGTATGGGGGGCGAATCTGGGTCGAACCGAACGAGGGCCCAGGGTGCACCATCTCGTTGACGCTTCCGATGCTGGGGGAGTTGACCCGGGAGGACGAGCAGCCGCCCTCCGCACAGATCGTTGAACGGCTGTCGTTGCCGAGCTCCCAGGCCGACACGGCCGATGGCGCTGGGCGGGATGGTCCGATCGAAGAGGAGATGTCCCGATGACGAGGCTGCGAATCTGATGGCGGTTTCCGGCACGTCCAAACGATCCGCACGGGCTCCGTTTACCATCCTCGTCGTCGAGGATAATCCTACCGATGCGGAGTTGATGCTGCACGCCATTGAGGAGGCGGAGCTGAAGTCGATCGAAGGGGAGGTGAAGCTGGAAGTGCGCGCCACCGCCGAAGGGGCGCTCCAGGTGCTCAGCGAGCAGTCCGTGGACGTGGTCGTGACCGACATGGTCTTGCCGGGGATCGACGGGTTGGATCTGGTGAGCCAAATACAGGATCTTGATCGAAACCTGCCCGTGCTGGTTGTGACGAGAATGGGTGGAATTTCCACGGCGGTGGATGCGATGCGGCGCGGCGCCTACGACTACATCATCAAGCCGGTGGACCCGTCAGATCTCGGCATGCGCCTCCATCGGGCGATTCGATTGTCCGAAATCGTTCGGCGGAACGCCGCGTATGAGCGCAGCGCCAGGCAAGGCCCCAAGGCCGGGGAGCTGGTCGGGGCCAGCGAGGCGTTTCAGCACATTACGGGCAAGATCCGCGAGGCCGCGCAGGTGCGGTCCACTGTGCTGATTACCGGAGAAACAGGGACGGGCAAGGGCTTGATCGCGCGGGCCATTCACGAGCAGAGCCGGGAGCGCGACAAGCCCTGCCAGGTCATCGACTGCACGACCGTTCCCGAAGGGATGGTCGAGAGCGAGCTGTTCGGTCACGTGCGGGGCGCGTTCACGGGGGCGGTGGCGGACAAGCCGGGCTTGATCGAGTTGGCCGACGGAGGCACGGTGTTCTTGGACGAGATCGGAGAGTTGCCGCTTCCGTTGCAAGCCAAATTATTGCGGGTTCTGGAGGACAACGAGGTTCGTCCGGTAGGTGGCACGAGGGTCAAACGGGTGGACATGCGGTTTATCGCCGCGACCAACCAGGACCTGGAAGCGAAGGTGCGCAACGGAGAATTCCGCAAAGATCTCTATTACCGCCTCGCCGTCTTGTCGATCCCCGTGCCGCCCTTGCGAGAACGGATCGAGGACATTCCGGTGATCGCCCGCCACCTCACCGCCCGATTCGGACGGGAAATGGTAAAGCCGCGATGTGTTCTGGACGCCTCCGCCATGACGGAATTGGTGGCATACTCCTGGCCCGGGAACGTCCGCGAGCTTCGAAACGTGATCGAGCGGGCGGTGATGTTGGCGACGGAAGATGCGATCTCCTCTTCCGAGATCAAAGCCTTGCTCCCATCGGCCAAGAAAGCCGTCGGGGATGCGCAGCAACCGCCCACCACCGTCCTGCCGTATATGCAGGCGAAGAAACGGGTGCTCGAAGAGTTTACGGTTTCCTATCTCAAGGCCAAATTGGCCATTCACGATGGCAACATCACCAAAGCTGCCGAAGACAGCGGCATCCCGCGACAGCATTTCTCTCTCCTGATGAAGCGCTACCTCGATCACGA contains the following coding sequences:
- a CDS encoding HAMP domain-containing protein, which gives rise to MRELSNLFWRRLRVQQKVFVILLVVFVPVVSALAWHASIINDLLEKQSQHRQLATARKQVLILRRIAVDIEDAFRGFLLTRQEAFLIPLEEAEPKFEPAAAQAAELVLGIPGLTQDVRDTAKRLASLLESKHVLIRQVHAGQADKVLAYVSSGQGIALSDGLREDFRRIQDRLDQRIQELDEEREALAKRVFAGLLLAVFGGLGLGLAGAKLLAKSITGPLATLQTSVAALGREPSSGQEQQKIAIGSLDEIGQLARAYEDMAGRIRQQVRELEAIIAVGGAISTLAPDGLDGVLRRITDHAVELLQTDVCLVLIRDERMGCWVVEAASGQWHDRLHKSVLLWEELPVSVKAFETKEPACGEDLRLDLRPEVVRRNLIGESMLAVPLLSQGVPFGVLALLQEQKVSEHTWNFRLARGFADAAAVAISNARLYEAAHQKEKGLEIRLRRLEQQAEMLAHDLKAPGERMEGMASLLLAEYGERLDERAARWLRMIEQNGKDLTQRVDGILAVARVGSRAAAVEAVDPVWVIEGVLKARAGEIEERRIAVEVERGLPLVAGHRAYVHQVFDNLISNAIKFSAKSPAPAITIGGRREGEQVRFRISDNGPGISANQRERVFEPFVRLTPDAAGGSGIGLTIVRRIVEMYGGRIWVEPNEGPGCTISLTLPMLGELTREDEQPPSAQIVERLSLPSSQADTADGAGRDGPIEEEMSR
- a CDS encoding sigma-54-dependent Fis family transcriptional regulator, whose amino-acid sequence is MALGGMVRSKRRCPDDEAANLMAVSGTSKRSARAPFTILVVEDNPTDAELMLHAIEEAELKSIEGEVKLEVRATAEGALQVLSEQSVDVVVTDMVLPGIDGLDLVSQIQDLDRNLPVLVVTRMGGISTAVDAMRRGAYDYIIKPVDPSDLGMRLHRAIRLSEIVRRNAAYERSARQGPKAGELVGASEAFQHITGKIREAAQVRSTVLITGETGTGKGLIARAIHEQSRERDKPCQVIDCTTVPEGMVESELFGHVRGAFTGAVADKPGLIELADGGTVFLDEIGELPLPLQAKLLRVLEDNEVRPVGGTRVKRVDMRFIAATNQDLEAKVRNGEFRKDLYYRLAVLSIPVPPLRERIEDIPVIARHLTARFGREMVKPRCVLDASAMTELVAYSWPGNVRELRNVIERAVMLATEDAISSSEIKALLPSAKKAVGDAQQPPTTVLPYMQAKKRVLEEFTVSYLKAKLAIHDGNITKAAEDSGIPRQHFSLLMKRYLDHDASH